A genomic segment from Ptychodera flava strain L36383 chromosome 19, AS_Pfla_20210202, whole genome shotgun sequence encodes:
- the LOC139119165 gene encoding uncharacterized protein, which translates to MAYASSGQIAGTQIYPSLFEPIKPQLPNEEERGEVALPSAPLVRSLILWPNNGDNIRIHSMLSKQRDGFLRVKNEAVSFFDQGSLVVDARGRLEKLNTLFRFYTTRERSQLQNQDEVHVWLGIPGERIGKSRHDVYMLKTYQQGNNKIIVAKAFKKSPDGDIFPPNNVSANDAELLKFRIDYEGNGIFSIRDSEVWNHLDQNQQRYHYLRVNANGVISRVRRNPRLHRLEYNDPGMLFYMMHLGKDGDLSDGN; encoded by the exons ATGGCGTATGCATCTTCAGGACAGATCGCCGGCACTCAAATCTATCCAAGTCTCTTTGAGCCAATTAAGCCT CAATTACCAAACGAAGAAGAGCGGGGAGAGGTTGCTTTACCATCAGCACCTTTAGTT CGATCGCTCATACTGTGGCCCAACAATGGTGATAACATTCGTATCCACTCCATGCTCAGTAAGCAGCGAGACGGATTTCTGCGGGTTAAGAACGAAGCCGTCAGTTTTTTCGACCAGGGCTCTTTGGTGGTGGACGCTAGGGGACGGCTCGAAAAACTCAACA CTCTGTTCAGATTTTACACGACCAGGGAAAGATCACAGCTCCAGAATCAAGACGAAGTACATGTATGGTTGGGCATACCAGGAGAACGTATCGGCAAAAGTAGACACGATGTGTACATGCTGAAAACTTATCAACAGGGGAACAACAAAATCATCGTCGCAAAG GCTTTCAAAAAAAGTCCGGATGGCGATATCTTCCCACCAAACAACGTCTCCGCCAACGATGCGGAATTGCTGAAGTTCAGGATTGACTATGAGGGTAACGGTATCTTTTCAATAAGGGACAGCGAGGTGTGGAACCACCTGGACCAGAACCAACAAAGGTATCACTACCTGAGAGTGAATGCAAATGGCGTGATCAGTAGGGTACGAAGGAACCCACGCCTCCACCGACTAGAGTATAACGATCCCGGCATGCTTTTCTATATGATGCATCTTGGGAAGGACGGTGATCTAAGCGATGGAAACTGA